One genomic region from Pyxicephalus adspersus chromosome 1, UCB_Pads_2.0, whole genome shotgun sequence encodes:
- the LOC140321799 gene encoding ecto-ADP-ribosyltransferase 5-like: MSVGKCQENVFNLSPNAFDDQYIGCEKEMETEMARELEKELQNNQFKESWKKANDEWKLKKSAFPSLNDNYGTAVVLYTMEKPHYIYKQLNGNISIAGKSWKDYMNNFHFKAFHFYLTRALQVMRTGCTKSQVYRGIDLKTQTPVKVKSPMRFGQFASSSEIKSEAEKFGKDPFFNIITCYGVNIAGLSFFPNEREVLIPIGEKFKMKKKDGSIYDLESTGQLCSYFNCAYLKSKDLRYGQHIVTGWYP, encoded by the coding sequence ATGAGCGTGGGGAAATGCCAGGAGAACGTTTTTAACTTGTCCCCAAATGCATTTGATGACCAGTACATTGGCTGTGAGAAAGAGATGGAGACTGAGATGGCAAGAGAATTAGAGAAGGAGCTGCAGAACAACCAATTTAAAGAATCATGGAAAAAAGCTAATGAtgaatggaaattaaaaaaatccgCCTTTCCCAGCCTTAATGATAATTATGGCACAGCGGTTGTGTTGTACACAATGGAAAAGCCGCATTACATTTACAAGCAGCTGAATGGAAATATCTCAATCGCAGGAAAATCATGGAAAGATTACATGAACAATTtccattttaaagcttttcactTCTACCTGACCCGAGCCTTACAGGTGATGAGAACCGGCTGCACCAAGTCTCAGGTCTACAGGGGGATAGATTTAAAAACCCAAACtcctgtaaaagtaaaaagcCCAATGCGTTTTGGCCAGTTTGCATCTTCTTCTGAAATTAAAAGTGAAGCTGAAAAGTTTGGGAAAgaccctttttttaacataataactTGCTATGGTGTAAACATTGCTGGCTTATCATTCTTTCCAAATGAGAGAGAAGTCCTGATTCCCATTggagaaaagtttaaaatgaaaaaaaaggatggaTCTATATATGACCTGGAGAGCACCGGCCAACTCTGCAGCTACTTCAACTGCGCTTACCTTAAAAGTAAGGACTTGCGATATGGTCAACATATTGTAACTGGATGGTATCCTTAA